One Nymphaea colorata isolate Beijing-Zhang1983 unplaced genomic scaffold, ASM883128v2 scaffold0437, whole genome shotgun sequence DNA window includes the following coding sequences:
- the LOC116244990 gene encoding uncharacterized protein LOC116244990 yields the protein MMQMYISNDWALTETQVRLAEKYGFTALAITVDAQVLVLEEIQKCSGSENSTRIERYCWPIGPIDDLGNHKKDTQFEQVEDCIEGHMHPKDAVIALDYCDAIWVQTMVVATRRISSTINILPLIKAAVGDRIPLLIDGGVRTGNDIYKCLALGPAMF from the exons ATGATGCAAATGTACATCTCCAATGATTGGGCGCTCACAGAAACACAAGTAAGATTGGCAGAAAAGTATGGCTTCACTGCTCTTGCCATAACAGTCGACGCACAAGTGCTTG TCCTCGAAGAAATCCAAAAGTGCTCAGGCTCAGAAAACAGTACAAGGATAGAAAGGTATTGCTGGCCAATCGGACCTATCGATGACTTGGGAAACCATAAAAAAGATACGCAATTTGAGCAAGTTGAAGATTGTATTGAAGGGCATATGCATCCTAAGGATGCAGTGATCGCTCTGGATTACTGTGATGCCATATGGGTTCAAACCATGGTGGTAGCAACTAGACGGATTTCCTCCACTATCAACATTTTGCCACTCATTAAGGCGGCAGTAGGAGACCGCATTCCCCTCCTCATCGATGGAGGAGTGCGCACTGGCAACGACATCTACAAGTGCCTTGCACTGGGGCCAGCTATGTTCTAA